A portion of the Stigmatella aurantiaca DW4/3-1 genome contains these proteins:
- a CDS encoding transglycosylase SLT domain-containing protein: MNSVLFLLVLASAVSLATAQPVASEPTHAPQPRTEGAPPEALLGPLPDAEKTPLPAGYVEVFNPAFPLPWVEPAKVRVDKGRAYRLEDLSPYFAEGRRKEAKEAFDRGLYVRARALLHLEGNALPVRYLRALSAVRAGDDARAAEEMTALAEDYPALSDRCFTHAGVALEQLGRFEESAALLGRVPEESKLYVDARLGMARVLRKKKDFDGAMAALAPLTARPAPSFGRSVGAEALMATADIAAEKKDREHEREALWKLWARYPLSQLTKQAERRLKGLKPPLEAQVARAEQLIELHRNKQGLTALEPLLPSLNLPEPLACRAHFAFGKGMRKERQHTRAIAALVPVVEKCQDADLLPRAMYVLGSSRSIVDPRRGTETYERLAREFPGHSFADDALFYAADLYVKTNQLDQALARLEELERNYPKADFLGEALFKAFWIARTRKVPDGGLDLLSRIEQRFADADETYDVERALYWRARTLQERGDMPGAVGLFEKLAVEHPATYYGLMARSQLGEVDKDRLERIAPQLVFTPETASPWPLHAGSMEKDPHFLAGVEMMRLGFPEAVSSELLAVNRTGLPPEPMRLIVHLLSLAGDERSAHAVARVALRRDLGGRITPQTRSVWEIAYPNAFRELIEKHTRAAGVEPDLLQALMREESALDPKALSWAGALGLTQLMPYTAKGVAQQLKIKNFRVEALLDPDLNIRLGAHYLGELVKKFDGHTPFAVGSYNAGSGAVNRWRSERPGMPLDAWVEEVPIAETRGYIKRVLRSYNTYQLLYGRPAKVPVVKSAGL; encoded by the coding sequence ATGAACTCCGTCCTCTTTCTCCTCGTCCTTGCCTCCGCCGTGTCGCTCGCGACCGCGCAACCCGTGGCCTCCGAGCCCACCCACGCTCCGCAGCCTCGCACGGAGGGTGCGCCCCCGGAGGCCCTGTTGGGCCCGTTGCCGGATGCCGAGAAGACGCCGTTGCCCGCCGGGTACGTGGAGGTGTTCAACCCCGCTTTTCCCCTGCCGTGGGTCGAGCCGGCCAAGGTCCGGGTCGACAAGGGCCGGGCGTACCGGTTGGAGGACCTGTCGCCGTACTTCGCGGAGGGACGGCGGAAGGAGGCCAAGGAGGCCTTTGACCGCGGCCTCTACGTCCGGGCCCGGGCCCTGCTGCACCTGGAAGGAAACGCACTGCCCGTGCGGTACCTGCGGGCCCTGAGTGCCGTGCGGGCGGGGGATGACGCGCGCGCGGCCGAGGAGATGACGGCCCTGGCGGAGGACTACCCAGCGCTGAGCGATCGGTGCTTCACCCACGCCGGGGTGGCGCTCGAGCAGTTGGGGCGTTTCGAGGAGTCGGCGGCGCTGTTGGGCCGGGTGCCGGAGGAGTCGAAGCTGTACGTGGACGCCCGGCTGGGGATGGCGCGCGTGCTGCGCAAGAAGAAGGATTTTGACGGGGCCATGGCGGCGCTCGCCCCGCTGACGGCCCGGCCCGCCCCGTCCTTTGGCCGCAGCGTGGGGGCCGAGGCCCTCATGGCCACCGCCGACATCGCCGCGGAGAAGAAGGACCGCGAGCACGAGCGCGAGGCGCTCTGGAAGCTGTGGGCCCGCTACCCGCTCTCGCAGCTGACGAAGCAGGCCGAGCGCCGGCTCAAGGGGCTCAAGCCACCGCTGGAGGCCCAGGTGGCGCGCGCCGAGCAGCTCATCGAGCTGCACCGCAACAAGCAGGGGCTCACCGCGCTCGAGCCGCTCCTGCCCTCGCTGAATCTGCCGGAGCCGCTGGCGTGCCGGGCGCACTTCGCCTTCGGCAAGGGCATGCGCAAGGAGCGCCAGCACACGCGCGCCATCGCCGCCCTCGTGCCCGTGGTGGAGAAGTGCCAGGACGCGGACCTGCTGCCCCGGGCCATGTATGTGCTGGGCTCTTCGCGCTCCATCGTGGATCCCCGGCGTGGCACCGAGACGTACGAGCGGCTGGCCCGCGAGTTTCCCGGACACTCCTTCGCGGACGACGCCCTGTTCTATGCGGCCGACCTGTACGTGAAGACGAACCAGCTGGATCAGGCGCTCGCGCGCCTGGAGGAGCTGGAGCGCAATTATCCGAAAGCCGACTTCCTGGGCGAGGCGCTTTTCAAGGCGTTCTGGATCGCCCGCACCCGCAAGGTGCCCGATGGCGGGCTGGACCTGTTGTCCCGCATCGAGCAGCGCTTCGCGGACGCGGACGAGACATATGACGTGGAGCGGGCCCTGTACTGGCGGGCGCGCACGCTGCAGGAGCGCGGGGACATGCCGGGCGCGGTGGGCCTCTTCGAGAAGCTCGCCGTGGAGCACCCCGCCACCTATTACGGGCTGATGGCGCGCTCGCAGCTCGGCGAGGTGGACAAGGACCGCCTGGAGCGCATTGCCCCGCAGCTCGTTTTCACCCCGGAGACCGCCAGCCCCTGGCCCCTGCATGCGGGCTCCATGGAGAAGGATCCGCACTTCCTGGCGGGCGTGGAGATGATGCGCCTGGGCTTCCCGGAGGCGGTGTCCTCCGAGCTGCTCGCGGTCAACCGCACGGGGCTGCCCCCCGAGCCCATGCGGCTCATCGTCCACTTGCTGTCCCTGGCGGGCGACGAGCGCTCCGCGCATGCCGTGGCCCGCGTGGCCCTGCGCCGGGACCTGGGCGGGCGGATCACCCCGCAGACGCGGTCCGTGTGGGAGATTGCCTACCCCAATGCGTTCCGGGAGCTGATCGAGAAGCACACCCGGGCGGCGGGGGTGGAGCCGGATCTGTTGCAGGCGCTGATGCGGGAGGAGAGCGCGTTGGATCCCAAGGCGCTCTCGTGGGCCGGCGCGCTGGGGCTGACGCAGCTCATGCCGTACACGGCCAAGGGCGTGGCCCAGCAGCTGAAGATCAAGAACTTCCGGGTCGAGGCCCTGTTGGATCCGGACCTCAACATTCGTTTGGGCGCCCACTACCTGGGCGAGCTGGTCAAGAAGTTCGATGGGCACACGCCGTTCGCGGTGGGCAGCTACAACGCGGGCTCGGGGGCGGTGAACCGCTGGCGCTCCGAGCGCCCGGGGATGCCGCTGGACGCGTGGGTGGAGGAAGTGCCCATCGCCGAGACGCGCGGCTACATCAAGCGCGTGCTGCGCTCGTACAACACCTACCAGCTGCTCTATGGGCGCCCCGCGAAGGTGCCCGTGGTGAAGTCCGCGGGGTTGTGA
- the selA gene encoding L-seryl-tRNA(Sec) selenium transferase: protein MGAPSQRGESGKNALLRSLPSIEQLLRRPALESRLAAIPRARAVAALRLAVERVRGRLLRGEARPFEDADVDEALRSLLTPRLRAVLNATGVVLHTNLGRAPLAPEAVARVAAVARGYSNLEYDLEEGERGTRYAPVAGLLTELTGAEDALVVNNGAGAALLVLAALAAGKECVLSRGELVEIGGGFRVPEVMRQSGARLVEVGTTNRTRRSDYEGALTPETGLLVKVHRSNFEMVGFTEEVAVAELAALGRARGVPVFQDLGSGLLVPLKGDGLTAEPSVRHAVTAGVDVVAFSGDKLLGGPQAGIIVGRHALLSRIKAHPLTRALRVDKMTVAALEATLELYRDGRPEAVPTWRLLAQPSEVLRARAERLRGLLAAQGVTVRVAEVSGQVGGGAMPLARLPSFACILTVQEPEGFLESLRGAEVPVIGRIADGEVLLDVRCLAEDELGRVAEAVGGTAGQERGP from the coding sequence ATGGGCGCACCTTCTCAGCGAGGGGAGAGCGGGAAGAACGCGCTCCTGCGCTCGCTTCCGTCCATCGAGCAGCTCCTGCGCCGTCCCGCGCTGGAGTCTCGGCTGGCTGCGATCCCCAGGGCCCGTGCCGTGGCCGCCCTGCGGTTGGCGGTGGAGCGGGTGCGCGGGCGCCTGTTGAGGGGAGAGGCCCGGCCCTTCGAGGACGCGGACGTGGACGAGGCCCTGCGCTCCCTGCTCACCCCGCGCTTGCGCGCGGTGCTCAACGCCACGGGCGTGGTGCTGCACACCAACTTGGGCCGCGCGCCGCTGGCCCCGGAGGCGGTGGCCCGCGTGGCGGCGGTGGCCCGGGGGTATTCGAACCTCGAGTACGACCTGGAGGAAGGGGAGCGCGGCACCCGCTACGCCCCCGTCGCAGGCCTGCTCACGGAGCTGACGGGGGCGGAGGACGCACTCGTCGTGAACAACGGTGCGGGTGCGGCGCTGCTGGTGCTGGCGGCGCTGGCGGCGGGCAAGGAGTGCGTCCTCTCGCGCGGGGAGCTGGTGGAGATCGGCGGCGGCTTCCGGGTGCCGGAGGTGATGCGCCAGTCCGGCGCGCGTCTGGTGGAGGTGGGCACCACCAACCGCACGCGCCGCTCGGACTACGAGGGGGCCCTGACCCCCGAGACCGGCTTGCTGGTGAAGGTGCACCGCTCCAACTTCGAGATGGTGGGTTTCACCGAGGAGGTGGCGGTGGCGGAGCTGGCCGCGCTCGGCCGGGCGCGAGGGGTGCCGGTGTTCCAGGATCTCGGCTCGGGCCTGCTGGTGCCCTTGAAGGGCGACGGGCTCACCGCCGAGCCTTCCGTGCGCCACGCCGTGACGGCGGGGGTGGACGTGGTGGCCTTCTCTGGAGACAAGCTGCTGGGGGGCCCCCAGGCGGGGATCATCGTGGGGCGGCATGCCCTGTTGTCCCGCATCAAGGCACACCCGCTCACCCGGGCCCTGAGGGTGGACAAGATGACGGTCGCGGCGCTGGAGGCCACCCTGGAGCTGTACCGGGATGGCCGTCCGGAGGCGGTGCCCACCTGGAGGTTGCTCGCCCAGCCCTCCGAGGTGCTGCGGGCCCGTGCCGAGCGGCTGCGGGGGCTGCTGGCCGCGCAGGGCGTGACGGTGCGCGTGGCCGAGGTGTCGGGGCAGGTAGGGGGAGGAGCGATGCCCTTGGCCCGCTTGCCCTCGTTCGCCTGCATCCTCACTGTTCAGGAACCAGAAGGATTCCTGGAGAGCCTGCGTGGCGCCGAGGTGCCAGTTATTGGAAGGATTGCGGACGGCGAGGTGCTTCTCGACGTCCGCTGTTTGGCGGAGGACGAGCTGGGACGGGTGGCCGAGGCCGTCGGTGGCACCGCTGGACAGGAAAGAGGCCCATGA
- a CDS encoding HNH endonuclease, whose amino-acid sequence MIESAVLVLNRNYQPVHVTSVKRAFSLLYQGVAKAIDDQYKLYEFDDWAALSTTGDCIVTVNRAIRVPRVLVLSAYEYLPKGRVRFSRLNIYARDHDTCQYCGRTLPRSELNLDHVNPRCEGGKTTWENVVCSCVPCNLRKGGRTPERAGMKLLRRPFRPRWTPLFRGAIRRVTYREWLPFLRVEDASYWNVELLDE is encoded by the coding sequence ATGATCGAAAGCGCTGTCCTGGTTCTTAACCGGAATTATCAACCGGTCCACGTCACCTCGGTAAAGCGCGCCTTCTCCCTGCTCTATCAGGGCGTGGCCAAGGCGATCGACGACCAGTACAAGCTTTACGAGTTCGATGATTGGGCGGCGCTGAGCACCACGGGCGATTGCATTGTCACGGTGAACCGCGCCATCCGCGTGCCCCGGGTGCTGGTGCTCTCCGCCTATGAGTACCTGCCCAAGGGACGGGTGCGCTTCTCCCGGCTCAACATCTACGCGAGGGATCACGACACCTGCCAGTACTGCGGGCGCACCCTGCCGCGCTCGGAGTTGAACCTGGACCACGTGAACCCCCGGTGCGAGGGCGGCAAGACGACGTGGGAGAACGTGGTGTGCTCCTGTGTCCCCTGCAACCTGCGCAAGGGGGGGCGGACGCCGGAGCGGGCGGGGATGAAGCTGCTGCGCCGGCCGTTCCGTCCCCGGTGGACTCCTCTGTTCCGGGGCGCCATCCGGCGCGTCACGTACCGGGAGTGGCTGCCCTTCCTGCGTGTGGAAGACGCCTCGTACTGGAACGTGGAGCTGCTGGACGAATAG